GCCCGTCCGCTCGGCCGGCGGTACGTCATGCCCGTCGAGCAAGCCGTCGTAGGGCTGGAACACGTGCTGCGCAGCAGGTTCTACGGCAGCCAGAAGCGTCTGCGCGGGATCCGTCTCGTGGCCACCGACGCGGAGTGGTCGTCGGGTACCGGGACAACGGAGATCAGCGGACCGCTGAGCGATCTGCTGCTCGTCGCGACCGGTCGCGCGGCGGGGCTCGCCGGGTTGACGGGCACAGGGGTAGAACGGCTCACCAGCGCGTTATAGGGCCGCCCCGTTGCCCCTCGACTCCCCATCGACGCCCGCCGCGACGTCCCCGATCGGGTCGGATGGCACCGGCTCTGCCGGGTCCAGGTCCGGGTCCGGGTCGGTCCTCTGCCGGCTGCCCGCCACCACGTCTTTCGCGGCCGCGGCGTTGGACGTCGAGGTGTAGGGCTGCGCCTGGGGCAGACCCCAGCCCGACCTGCCAGATCGGAGCGCCTGCGTGGCACTGATCGTGTGAGCTGATCATTCGAACTGGTCGATGTCGGCTGGCTGATCGGATCAGGCGCGATCAGCCCGCCCCGTGCAGATCGAGGATGCGGGTGAGGGCGTGTTCCAGCGCGTAGCCCGTATCGGCGGCACCGCCCTTCACGTCGGCGTTGAGGGTGGCGACGACTTGGAGGGCGGAGCCGATCGTCGCGGGGGTCCAGTTGCGGGCCTGGGCTTGCGCTTTCTTCACCTTCCACGGCGGCATGCCGAGTTGCTGGGCCAGTTTGAACGGATCACCGCGGCCCGCCGAGCCGACACGCGCGATGGTGTGCACCGAGTCGGCGAGCGCGTCGGCGAGCAGGACGTGCGGCACGCCACGGTCGTTCGCCCAGCGCAGCGCCTCCATCGCACCGGGGCGATCGCCTGCCACCGCGAGCTCGGCCACGTCGAATCCGGAGACCTCGGCCTTGCCCGAGTAGTAGCGGCGCACGGCCGCCACATCGATCTTCCCGCCGGTGTCCGCAGCCAACTGCCCGCACGCCGCCGCCAGCTCACGCAGGTCCGAACCCACCGACTCCAGTACCACTTGGACGACTTCGCCGGACACCCGCACGCCGGCGGTGCGGAACTCACCCCGCACGAACTCGACGCGCTCGGCGGCCTTGGTCAGCTTCGCGCAGTCATGAGTAACGGCCCCGGCTTTCTGCAAGGCGGGTGCGAGCGCCTTGGCCCGGCCGCCCCCGGAGTGCAGAACGACGAGCACCACACCCTCGGGCGGACTCTGCGCCGCCTCGGTGATGACCGCGACCGCGTCTTTCCCCGCCTCGGCCGCGGACTCCAGGATGATCACCCGGTCCTCGGCGAACAGCGACGGACTCAGCAGTTCCGCCAGCTCCGCGGTGCTGGCATCCCCCGCGCGCAGACGATCGACGGGCACGGCGTCCGGATCCGGAGCCAACGCCCGGACCTGCGCGGTCACCGTACTCAACGCCCGCTCGATCAGCAGCTCTTCTTCGCCGAGTACCAGGTGCACCGGCGCTGGTCGCTCGCTCACGACAGCGTTTCCCCGAGACCGGAAGGCACCGTGCTCGACGGCATTGCCGGATTGCTCTGTTCGCCGCGCGCGTCCACAGCCCGATCCTACGATCCGTGGCCGACACCTCCCCTCACCCAGCCCACCGGATCTCGGGCCCCGCCATCCGGCAGACCGCGATGCTCGGCTTCCGCCGACCCCATCGGACCGGGCCACGGCTCGCACTGACGCCCGAACTTCGGGCCGCCACGGCTCACAGGGATTCCGCGCGGATCCGGCCCATCGAATGGCATCCGAACCGCATCGCGTCCCTGCGCCCGACGGGCTCGCAGCATCCGGACCCCCTGTACCCCAGGGGGGCAGCATCCGGTCGCTCGGCGGCGCCGCTACATCGGTATAGGCCCGATCGCGTGAGCTTCGAGTCGACCCGGTCATTCCCATGCCCGCTGGTCGTCATCGCGAACTCGTCACGCGAAGGTTCCCGTCGCTGCCGGAGACCACGAGGTCGCCTTGCCGATCGGTGCGGACCACCGTCGCGCCGAGGGCGGACAAATCCGCCAGGACCGCGGGATTGGGATGTCCGAAAGTGTTGTCGGCGCCGACGCTGACCAGCACCAACCGGGGACGCACCGCGTCGAGGAATTCTCGTGTGGTGGTGCGTGATCCATGGTGCGGTAGTTTGAGCACGTCCGCCTGAATGGGTATCCCGGCCTGCATCAGCGCGCGCTGGGCGGACGCCTCGATGTCCCCGGTGAGCAGGATTCGCCCGGCGGGCGTGCGGGCGATGACGACCACCGAGCGGTCGTTGGCATCCTCGGTTTCGTCACCCTGGACCGGTCGCGGGCCGTTTCTGGACGGCGCGAGCACCTCGAGCTCGATCGACCCGAAACTCAGCAGGTGTCCCGCCGATAATTCCAGTAGCGGCACTCCCGCGCCTCTGGCGAGGGTCACGACCTGGGTCAGACCCGAGACAGGGACACCCACGTCACCCGACGGAAGCACCGCATCATTACTCGCGAATTCACCTGGGCTACAAGAAAGTCGCGTGGGCCACTCCGTATGAGCAATGCGATGACGATCGACGGGCGGCAAGCTTCGCGTCCCGCTCCGACCGACGAGACGGCTTCGGTCGTCCTCCCCATCGGCTTTCCCGGATCCGGGACGGCCGTATCCGTCCGCAGCAGGTGTCGGCGGGGAACCGCATCCGAGGCCGCCGTCCGGAGGCACCCGACGGGATCCGCCGGGTGGCGCAGGCGGCGCAAGCCCGTCGAGTTCGTGCATGCCGACGGCTATCGCGTCGACCGCGCGACCGTGCAATGCGCCGGCGAGCCCGTCGATGTGGTCGGCGTG
Above is a genomic segment from Nocardia sputorum containing:
- the holA gene encoding DNA polymerase III subunit delta, which codes for MSERPAPVHLVLGEEELLIERALSTVTAQVRALAPDPDAVPVDRLRAGDASTAELAELLSPSLFAEDRVIILESAAEAGKDAVAVITEAAQSPPEGVVLVVLHSGGGRAKALAPALQKAGAVTHDCAKLTKAAERVEFVRGEFRTAGVRVSGEVVQVVLESVGSDLRELAAACGQLAADTGGKIDVAAVRRYYSGKAEVSGFDVAELAVAGDRPGAMEALRWANDRGVPHVLLADALADSVHTIARVGSAGRGDPFKLAQQLGMPPWKVKKAQAQARNWTPATIGSALQVVATLNADVKGGAADTGYALEHALTRILDLHGAG